One Candidatus Campbellbacteria bacterium genomic region harbors:
- a CDS encoding helix-turn-helix domain-containing protein, whose protein sequence is MPDEKITIRDLRKGDWYWISKVLLDEYGSTIGPIGIAIYNCLAEHANQEGFCFPSHQTIADKIGASISSVQRGIRQLIKLEIIRKSRRRYHNVYYLLKLDRSYRPNSNKIGQSDLHIGHTDRSDQSAGTTNKNKEKEFIKKNYARDQKTGDNLAEMRDVLVAKMSMNGDKRRARTATEEP, encoded by the coding sequence ATGCCGGATGAAAAAATAACAATCAGGGATCTTCGCAAAGGTGACTGGTATTGGATCAGCAAGGTGCTTCTCGATGAATACGGAAGCACAATAGGTCCAATCGGCATCGCTATTTATAACTGCCTGGCAGAGCACGCTAACCAGGAGGGTTTTTGTTTTCCGTCCCACCAGACCATTGCCGACAAGATCGGTGCAAGCATTTCGAGCGTGCAAAGAGGTATCCGGCAACTCATCAAGCTTGAGATCATCCGAAAGAGCCGGCGACGCTACCACAATGTGTACTACCTGTTGAAACTAGACCGGTCATACAGACCGAACTCAAACAAGATCGGTCAGTCAGACTTGCACATCGGTCATACAGACCGGTCAGATCAGTCAGCAGGAACTACTAACAAGAATAAAGAAAAAGAATTTATTAAAAAGAATTACGCACGTGATCAAAAAACTGGGGATAACTTAGCGGAGATGAGAGACGTGCTAGTCGCCAAGATGTCGATGAATGGCGACAAGAGGCGTGCAAGAACGGCAACGGAGGAACCTTGA
- a CDS encoding helix-turn-helix transcriptional regulator — protein MNKSPVNIKLRDLRIKKGLTQYQLARILGFKHNTAISRYETGRKRPNLETAQRIALALGVRVEEVFLP, from the coding sequence ATGAACAAATCACCAGTGAATATAAAACTCCGTGACCTTCGAATCAAGAAAGGGCTAACGCAATATCAACTAGCCCGAATTCTTGGTTTTAAGCACAACACTGCGATCAGCAGGTACGAGACCGGCCGGAAGCGGCCGAATCTCGAAACAGCCCAGCGGATCGCTTTGGCTCTCGGGGTCAGAGTAGAGGAAGTTTTCTTGCCTTAG
- a CDS encoding helix-turn-helix domain-containing protein: MSFGSYLKQQRESNNWSIKEIAERLGFSSSYVSQLENGTRMPSNKQLAVFAKAYQLPEEEVKKHWAEGKMQKVSMQTDYKFNLKDVGEKRVHEAANKLEEGLEELKKSFSGDGHFKLPVLVAIPIDDLDGHLSRTSDFVLLPKDNVVSGHRVFGLRVSDLTLPDAAILSGDFIILDADIAPKNGDIVIMSTPDGLVMTYYQERGDHLELRPEKEGFKKTYHLKESKMIGRLVYHIKKY; this comes from the coding sequence ATGTCATTTGGTTCATATCTAAAACAACAAAGAGAATCGAATAACTGGAGTATCAAAGAGATCGCAGAACGGCTCGGCTTTTCCTCAAGTTACGTGAGCCAGTTGGAGAATGGGACTCGTATGCCGTCTAATAAACAGTTGGCGGTTTTTGCTAAGGCTTACCAGCTTCCCGAAGAGGAAGTGAAGAAGCATTGGGCAGAGGGCAAGATGCAAAAGGTCAGCATGCAGACTGACTACAAATTCAATCTCAAGGATGTCGGCGAGAAGCGCGTACATGAAGCCGCCAACAAACTCGAAGAAGGATTGGAGGAATTGAAAAAGAGTTTTTCCGGTGATGGTCATTTTAAATTGCCGGTGCTTGTAGCGATTCCTATTGATGATCTCGACGGTCATCTAAGTCGAACGAGCGACTTTGTTTTATTGCCAAAAGATAATGTGGTTTCAGGTCACCGAGTGTTTGGACTCCGTGTATCCGATCTCACACTCCCCGATGCGGCCATTCTTTCTGGAGACTTCATCATTCTCGATGCCGACATTGCCCCAAAGAATGGCGACATCGTGATCATGAGCACACCGGATGGTCTGGTGATGACTTATTACCAAGAGCGGGGCGATCACCTTGAGCTTCGGCCAGAGAAGGAAGGCTTCAAAAAAACCTACCATCTCAAGGAGAGTAAGATGATAGGCCGATTGGTTTACCACATCAAAAAATATTAA
- a CDS encoding A/G-specific adenine glycosylase: MSEIMLQQTQVDRVVSKYTAFTKQFPNFKTLANARTSDVIQAWQGLGYNRRALNLQRCTQEVVQKYKGKLPSSYTELVSLPGIGPYTAGAIMAFAYNKPIACIETNIRAVYIHHFFSPTKKVSDKELLLLIEQTLDTQNPREWYWALMDYGSYLKKTLPNPARRSTHHTKQKMFKGSNRQLRGNILKLVSQKSISEKKLFAEIQRKPIEIRGALTALTKEGFIQKKGANISLI, translated from the coding sequence ATGTCGGAAATCATGCTCCAACAAACACAAGTAGACCGTGTTGTTTCAAAGTACACAGCGTTTACGAAACAATTCCCAAATTTCAAAACACTCGCAAATGCAAGAACGTCGGATGTTATACAAGCATGGCAAGGTCTCGGATATAATCGCCGAGCACTCAATCTCCAGCGCTGCACGCAAGAAGTCGTACAAAAATACAAGGGCAAACTTCCATCATCGTATACTGAGCTAGTTTCCCTTCCTGGAATTGGACCATACACCGCAGGTGCGATCATGGCATTTGCATACAACAAACCTATTGCATGTATTGAGACAAATATTCGAGCAGTGTACATCCATCATTTTTTCTCTCCTACAAAAAAAGTATCTGACAAAGAATTACTACTGTTGATTGAACAAACACTTGATACACAAAATCCACGCGAATGGTACTGGGCGCTCATGGATTATGGTTCCTATCTCAAAAAAACACTTCCCAACCCTGCTCGACGCAGTACACACCACACAAAACAAAAAATGTTTAAAGGTTCTAATCGACAGTTGCGCGGAAATATACTGAAACTAGTATCTCAAAAAAGTATCTCTGAAAAAAAACTTTTCGCTGAAATACAAAGAAAGCCAATTGAAATACGGGGCGCTCTTACAGCACTTACAAAAGAAGGATTTATACAAAAGAAAGGGGCAAACATTTCTCTTATATAA
- a CDS encoding recombination protein O N-terminal domain-containing protein, with protein MYSKHHTKAIVLGAYNVGEASRTYRLFTADMGVVFARCQSSREGRSRHRYGLQFSSVSDVSLVRSRDGWRITNVTPVSSIFFEHEDRQKECLPFGYSTLFVDLSSMKNKEVFCLIWCGMDSLHSLVLRSHKTI; from the coding sequence ATGTATTCCAAGCATCATACAAAGGCAATTGTTCTCGGCGCGTATAACGTCGGTGAGGCGAGTCGTACCTATCGTTTGTTTACCGCCGATATGGGCGTGGTGTTTGCGCGTTGTCAGTCATCACGCGAAGGACGTTCTCGTCATCGATATGGTTTGCAATTTTCTTCTGTGTCAGATGTATCGCTTGTCCGATCTCGTGATGGGTGGCGTATCACTAACGTTACGCCTGTTTCATCAATTTTTTTTGAACATGAAGATAGACAAAAAGAATGCTTGCCATTCGGGTACTCCACCTTGTTCGTCGACTTATCGTCGATGAAGAACAAGGAAGTGTTTTGTTTGATTTGGTGTGGGATGGACTCTCTGCACTCGCTGGTCCTGAGGTCACACAAGACAATATAG
- a CDS encoding class I tRNA ligase family protein, with the protein MLDTASADPNGPDHITEKGKEQVVHASKKIQKEKVTTLYTSPFVRTRETANILAQELGISPDAIVVDERLRELGYGDFNGKQHKEVFAFRKANGYRYTDALPNGESYADARRRFAEFLYDIDSRHEDEHIIVVTHGIGFSTVLAILEGADDARAERIMATTPLELAHVLEFGFVPLPHNDTFDIDLHKPYIDEVEVTCPKCTARMKRTPEVMDVWFDSGAMPFAQDHYPFENKEWIDGQGYPAQYISEAIDQTRGWFYTLHAVGALMGKGRAFENVICLGHILDAKGKKMSKSIGNVVNPWEAIAKYGVDVIRFWMYSVNQPGDSKNFDEKTVDEVSKKVFTITRNVVKFYEMYKDEAPVSSLQSPVSKRVLDVWILTRLNELVADVTQGLETYHVFEPTRAIRDFVQDLSTWYIRRSRERFKSENVEDREQALATTHHVLKTLAQILAPFAPFFAEEIYTSIGGELESVHLETWPKADTGIFGHESKKEKEIVKNMQKTRDVASRALEARMTAGVKVRQPLASLTLRGGNLTLQKFPELVALISDEVNVKEVFFKEDAGWDVELDTVVTPELQKEGSVRDLMRAIQDFRKTVGLTASDAPALSVVTNEDGKKLIEEYKEALMKTTNLTDLSVSIGDTGEESYIFNIH; encoded by the coding sequence GTGTTAGACACTGCGAGTGCAGATCCAAATGGACCAGATCACATAACGGAGAAAGGAAAAGAGCAGGTTGTGCACGCAAGTAAAAAAATTCAGAAAGAAAAAGTGACGACACTATACACGTCGCCATTTGTGCGAACTCGTGAGACGGCAAATATTCTTGCACAAGAGCTCGGTATATCTCCGGATGCCATTGTTGTTGATGAGCGATTGCGAGAGCTCGGGTATGGTGATTTTAATGGCAAACAACACAAAGAAGTGTTTGCGTTTAGAAAAGCGAATGGATATAGATATACTGATGCGCTTCCTAATGGGGAAAGTTATGCAGATGCTCGACGACGTTTTGCAGAGTTTTTGTATGACATTGATAGTCGGCATGAGGATGAACACATTATTGTTGTCACTCACGGAATCGGTTTTTCTACTGTTCTAGCAATTTTGGAAGGTGCAGATGATGCGCGTGCTGAGCGTATTATGGCAACAACACCACTTGAACTTGCACACGTGCTTGAATTTGGCTTTGTACCACTTCCACACAATGACACCTTTGATATTGATTTACACAAGCCATACATCGATGAGGTAGAGGTGACGTGTCCAAAATGTACTGCACGCATGAAGCGTACTCCTGAAGTGATGGACGTATGGTTTGATTCAGGCGCTATGCCATTTGCACAAGATCACTATCCTTTTGAAAATAAAGAATGGATTGATGGGCAAGGATATCCTGCGCAGTACATTTCTGAAGCAATTGATCAGACGCGCGGGTGGTTTTACACACTGCATGCTGTGGGTGCTCTCATGGGGAAAGGGCGCGCATTTGAAAATGTTATTTGCCTTGGACACATTTTGGATGCAAAAGGTAAAAAGATGAGTAAGTCGATTGGTAACGTGGTGAATCCATGGGAGGCAATAGCAAAATACGGAGTTGATGTCATTCGTTTTTGGATGTATTCCGTGAATCAACCAGGTGATTCAAAAAACTTTGATGAAAAAACAGTTGATGAGGTATCAAAAAAAGTATTTACGATTACTCGCAATGTGGTGAAGTTCTATGAGATGTACAAGGATGAAGCTCCAGTCTCCAGTCTCCAGTCTCCAGTCTCCAAACGTGTTCTTGATGTGTGGATTTTGACGCGACTCAATGAGCTTGTTGCTGATGTAACGCAAGGTCTTGAGACGTACCATGTTTTTGAACCTACGCGTGCAATTCGAGATTTTGTTCAGGATCTTTCTACGTGGTACATTCGCCGTTCACGAGAGAGATTTAAGTCAGAAAATGTTGAGGATAGGGAACAGGCACTTGCAACGACACACCATGTACTGAAAACACTTGCTCAGATACTGGCACCATTTGCACCGTTCTTTGCTGAAGAAATATATACTTCCATTGGCGGTGAGTTAGAAAGCGTGCACTTGGAGACGTGGCCAAAAGCAGATACTGGAATATTTGGTCATGAATCAAAGAAGGAAAAAGAGATTGTAAAAAACATGCAGAAAACACGAGATGTTGCGTCGCGGGCTCTTGAGGCACGTATGACAGCAGGAGTAAAAGTGCGTCAGCCACTCGCATCGCTGACACTTCGAGGTGGAAATCTTACGCTACAAAAGTTTCCAGAACTTGTTGCGTTGATTTCCGATGAAGTAAATGTAAAAGAAGTCTTTTTCAAAGAGGACGCAGGTTGGGATGTTGAGCTTGATACCGTGGTGACGCCTGAATTGCAGAAAGAAGGAAGTGTCCGTGATTTGATGCGTGCTATTCAAGATTTTAGAAAAACAGTAGGATTGACTGCGTCAGATGCTCCGGCACTTTCTGTTGTTACAAACGAAGACGGAAAAAAACTTATTGAGGAATACAAAGAAGCACTCATGAAGACAACAAATCTTACAGATCTCTCTGTTTCCATTGGAGACACTGGGGAGGAATCCTATATTTTCAATATACACTAA
- a CDS encoding class I tRNA ligase family protein, whose protein sequence is MEQTEYEKSDVAKGEEAILREWKEKDIFQKTLAKDSPEGEFVFYEGPPTANGRPGIHHLISRAFKDVIPRYKTMCGFHVRRKAGWDTHGLPVEIEVEKQLGLTSKKQIEEYGIDRFNQKCKESVWKYIDEWQEFTQRIGYWVDLNDAYIPYTSSYMESLWNIVAHVHKRELLYKDYKVLPWCPRCGTALSSHELAQGYEDVKDISVYVKFALVGEENTYLLAWTTTPWTLLGNVGLAIGEKISYVKVSHGGEFLWLGRDRLSVLGEGYEVVEECLGEALIGLTYEPLFPFLNTLISGPEKEKMQNAYKVYSADFVTTTDGTGIVHTAVMYGQEDFELGNKVGLPKWHLVDETGHFVQGTGLYEGLFVRDESTAVEVIKDLAGRNLLFKKEKFEHTYPHCWRCHTALIYYARDSWYIRMSELRDELVKENKKFIGYQNILKKDVLVNGFVR, encoded by the coding sequence ATGGAACAGACAGAATACGAGAAAAGTGATGTAGCAAAAGGCGAAGAGGCAATCTTACGAGAGTGGAAAGAGAAAGATATTTTTCAAAAAACACTCGCAAAGGATTCTCCTGAAGGTGAATTTGTATTTTACGAAGGTCCGCCAACAGCAAACGGTCGTCCAGGAATTCACCACCTTATCTCGCGTGCCTTTAAAGATGTTATTCCTCGTTACAAGACGATGTGTGGTTTTCATGTGCGCCGAAAAGCGGGCTGGGATACACACGGGCTTCCTGTTGAGATTGAAGTTGAAAAACAGCTTGGTCTGACCTCAAAAAAACAAATTGAAGAATATGGTATTGATCGATTCAATCAAAAGTGTAAAGAGAGCGTGTGGAAGTACATTGATGAGTGGCAAGAATTTACACAGCGCATTGGGTACTGGGTTGATTTGAATGATGCCTACATTCCATACACCTCAAGTTACATGGAGTCGTTGTGGAATATTGTTGCGCATGTGCACAAGCGAGAACTTCTCTATAAGGATTACAAAGTGCTCCCGTGGTGTCCGCGTTGTGGGACAGCACTTTCAAGCCATGAGCTCGCGCAGGGATATGAAGATGTAAAAGATATTTCGGTGTATGTGAAGTTTGCACTTGTAGGAGAAGAAAATACATACTTACTTGCATGGACGACAACGCCGTGGACACTTCTTGGAAACGTTGGTCTTGCTATTGGAGAAAAAATTTCGTATGTAAAAGTTTCTCATGGTGGTGAATTTTTGTGGCTTGGAAGGGATCGACTTTCTGTGTTGGGTGAAGGGTATGAAGTTGTTGAAGAATGTTTAGGTGAAGCACTTATTGGTCTTACGTACGAACCACTTTTTCCATTTTTGAACACGCTTATTTCTGGCCCTGAAAAAGAAAAAATGCAGAATGCGTACAAGGTGTACTCTGCGGATTTTGTGACGACAACAGACGGTACAGGTATTGTGCACACTGCGGTGATGTACGGACAGGAAGATTTTGAATTGGGAAACAAGGTTGGATTGCCGAAGTGGCATCTTGTAGATGAGACGGGGCATTTTGTACAAGGCACAGGGCTCTATGAAGGACTCTTTGTGCGTGATGAATCAACTGCCGTTGAAGTTATTAAAGATTTGGCAGGACGAAATCTTTTATTTAAGAAAGAAAAATTTGAACACACATACCCACACTGTTGGCGCTGTCATACGGCACTTATCTACTATGCGCGGGATTCGTGGTACATTCGCATGTCGGAGTTGCGTGATGAATTAGTTAAGGAAAATAAAAAATTCATTGGGTACCAGAACATATTAAAGAAGGACGTTTTGGTGAATGGCTTCGTGAGGTAA
- the argS gene encoding arginine--tRNA ligase, with product MLEKALIQKITDACEALGYPPAVVVLERPAEMAHGDFACTVALALAKQVGENPRAVAEKIVQHLLSAQVEGVEKIEVAGPGFINFTLSRDFFVHELETILKQGTAYGTNETFSGKTIMVEYTQPNPFKPFHIGHLMSNTIGETLTRIFENAGARVIRANYQGDVGLHVAKALWGMMKRNVDPTDIPEIGKAYAYGHEMYETDETAQKEIVEINKKVYTHDTSVEDMYQKGREASLKAFEEIYALLGTRFDEYFFESQTLEAGRALVEEGLEKGIFQKSEGAIVFPGEVHGLHTRVFITKEGVLTYEGKELGLAVLKMDRCTFDESITITAVEQEQYFNVVFKALELLRPEFTGRFKHIHHGMMVLTTGKMSSRKGNVITGESLLQDMIHRAQEKVSERGVGTTDAIANAVAVGAIKYMVLKQGTEKNSTFDPERSLSFEGDSGPYIQYTLVRAKSILQKAAEAHIVGSCDGERPELSDFERMVSRFPEKTLLALRGYAPQYISQYVTELSGAFNAWYAQEKIVDTNNPHAPYKVALTKTLSTVLENGLHILGISTPEKM from the coding sequence GTGCTTGAAAAAGCGTTGATACAAAAAATTACAGATGCATGTGAAGCGCTCGGATATCCTCCAGCCGTGGTTGTTTTAGAACGTCCAGCTGAAATGGCGCATGGTGATTTTGCGTGTACTGTGGCACTTGCACTTGCGAAACAGGTTGGTGAAAATCCTCGTGCGGTAGCAGAAAAAATTGTGCAACATCTGTTGAGCGCACAGGTAGAGGGAGTTGAAAAAATTGAAGTGGCGGGCCCGGGGTTCATTAATTTCACACTTTCACGTGATTTTTTTGTACACGAATTAGAAACTATTTTAAAACAAGGGACTGCGTACGGAACGAATGAAACATTTTCTGGAAAAACAATCATGGTTGAGTACACACAACCAAATCCATTCAAACCATTTCATATTGGACACTTGATGAGTAACACCATTGGTGAAACGCTTACGCGTATTTTTGAAAATGCGGGAGCGCGCGTTATTCGCGCAAATTACCAAGGTGATGTTGGGTTACATGTTGCAAAAGCGTTGTGGGGCATGATGAAACGAAATGTTGATCCGACAGATATTCCTGAAATTGGAAAAGCATACGCGTATGGACATGAGATGTATGAGACAGATGAGACTGCACAAAAAGAAATTGTGGAAATAAATAAAAAAGTGTACACACACGACACGAGTGTTGAGGATATGTACCAGAAAGGGCGAGAAGCATCGCTCAAGGCGTTTGAGGAAATATACGCACTGTTGGGGACACGCTTCGATGAATACTTTTTTGAGAGTCAAACACTTGAAGCGGGAAGAGCATTAGTCGAAGAAGGTTTAGAAAAAGGAATTTTTCAAAAAAGTGAAGGTGCAATTGTGTTTCCGGGAGAGGTGCACGGACTCCATACTCGTGTCTTTATTACAAAAGAAGGAGTGCTTACGTATGAAGGGAAGGAGCTCGGGCTTGCGGTGCTTAAAATGGACCGATGTACATTTGATGAAAGTATTACTATTACCGCTGTCGAGCAAGAACAATACTTTAACGTCGTATTCAAAGCTCTTGAACTGCTTCGTCCAGAATTTACAGGACGATTCAAACACATACATCACGGCATGATGGTGTTGACGACAGGAAAGATGTCATCACGAAAAGGAAATGTAATTACTGGTGAGTCGCTCTTGCAAGATATGATACATCGCGCGCAGGAAAAGGTGAGTGAGCGAGGAGTTGGTACGACAGACGCAATCGCGAATGCGGTTGCGGTCGGTGCTATTAAGTACATGGTACTGAAACAGGGAACAGAAAAAAATAGCACGTTTGATCCAGAGCGATCATTGTCGTTTGAAGGTGATTCAGGTCCGTATATTCAGTACACGCTTGTGCGTGCAAAATCTATTTTACAGAAGGCGGCTGAGGCGCACATTGTCGGATCGTGTGATGGAGAGCGCCCGGAACTTTCTGATTTCGAACGCATGGTGTCTCGATTCCCTGAAAAAACACTCCTCGCGCTCCGTGGGTATGCTCCGCAGTATATTTCGCAATATGTAACTGAACTTTCGGGTGCATTTAACGCATGGTACGCGCAAGAGAAAATTGTTGACACAAACAATCCGCATGCACCTTACAAAGTTGCTCTGACAAAGACGCTTTCCACAGTGCTTGAAAATGGCCTCCACATACTCGGCATTTCAACTCCTGAAAAGATGTAA